A portion of the Paucilactobacillus hokkaidonensis JCM 18461 genome contains these proteins:
- a CDS encoding GNAT family N-acetyltransferase, with translation MSLIYDEMELTEFESVPDEDPQQMIRNAYQRRALLGYIATTIVAEVDDEVVGMAFAYPDTNETAVNRVYEKAAEKIPSIKDVDFFADPESFDDEFYLDSIAVDDSYRGFGIATKLIQSIANHAADLGYHTLGLNVDTLNPLAEKLYRRLGFENAGKIMIGDHHYRHLQVSTAQKVLA, from the coding sequence ATGTCTTTGATTTATGACGAAATGGAATTGACCGAATTTGAGTCGGTTCCTGACGAAGACCCTCAGCAGATGATCAGGAACGCCTACCAACGCCGGGCGCTCCTGGGATATATTGCTACTACCATAGTCGCCGAAGTTGACGATGAGGTTGTTGGCATGGCGTTTGCTTATCCGGACACTAACGAGACAGCTGTTAATCGGGTTTACGAAAAGGCTGCCGAAAAGATTCCATCAATTAAGGACGTCGATTTTTTTGCTGATCCAGAGTCGTTTGATGATGAATTTTACTTGGATTCTATCGCAGTAGATGATAGTTATCGTGGGTTCGGAATTGCTACTAAATTAATTCAATCAATTGCTAATCACGCGGCTGACTTGGGGTATCATACATTGGGATTAAACGTAGATACTTTAAATCCGCTGGCTGAAAAGCTGTATCGCCGACTAGGGTTTGAAAACGCTGGGAAAATTATGATTGGTGATCATCACTATCGTCATTTGCAGGTTTCAACCGCGCAAAAAGTGTTGGCATAG
- a CDS encoding MFS transporter, with product MRKMKWMLPVILLIGFIMRSPITTLPLMLKELAVNLHVAQSQLGILTTLPLIMFLLFSNFASVVLNRYGFKRAMIFALGILTAGSFMRLIITMPTMLLGTCLIGIGIAHLNVFMPSLVTAYFPNRIGLYTTLYSFAMISGNAIFNLITAPVAKALGWKAMMWLLVITAVLALVSWLLISTWLPEKIERNQSGVKGPDKSNIHVWNNKHAWPFLLTFGGQATMSYTFSAWMPTLMAYHHVPAEIIGVITASFAFIGLPISIFLPQLLVVFKQRGKSLLIWSAGLCGIIAAGMLFIQNTSSITFWMTESLLIGYAIGVFFIFDMTMFAVKTDNPYATAKLSGMAQAGGYLMSAFGPSLYGVAFAANPTGNLQNSVYLALVLIALVSSLIIVRIKQI from the coding sequence ATGAGAAAAATGAAATGGATGTTGCCAGTTATCTTATTAATTGGCTTTATTATGCGTTCTCCCATTACAACGTTGCCATTGATGTTGAAGGAATTAGCAGTTAATCTACACGTTGCTCAAAGTCAATTAGGAATTTTAACCACCTTACCGTTAATTATGTTTTTGCTATTTTCTAACTTTGCGTCAGTAGTGTTGAATCGATATGGCTTCAAAAGGGCAATGATATTTGCGCTGGGGATTTTAACGGCTGGTTCCTTTATGCGATTAATTATTACCATGCCAACGATGTTACTCGGTACTTGCCTGATTGGGATTGGAATTGCCCACTTAAATGTTTTCATGCCATCATTAGTAACGGCATATTTTCCCAACCGAATTGGTTTATATACGACCCTTTATTCGTTTGCAATGATCTCTGGTAATGCAATTTTTAATTTAATTACGGCTCCGGTAGCTAAAGCGTTAGGGTGGAAGGCAATGATGTGGTTGCTAGTGATCACGGCAGTACTGGCACTGGTGAGTTGGTTATTGATCTCTACGTGGTTACCAGAAAAAATTGAACGTAATCAAAGTGGGGTAAAAGGACCAGACAAAAGTAATATTCATGTTTGGAATAATAAACATGCTTGGCCATTTTTATTGACGTTCGGTGGGCAAGCTACTATGAGCTACACATTTAGCGCTTGGATGCCAACTTTAATGGCGTATCATCATGTACCCGCTGAAATTATTGGTGTGATCACAGCTTCGTTTGCATTTATCGGGTTACCAATTTCTATATTTTTACCGCAATTACTAGTGGTATTTAAGCAACGAGGTAAAAGTTTGTTAATTTGGTCAGCCGGATTATGTGGAATCATTGCTGCGGGAATGTTGTTTATTCAAAACACATCTTCGATAACTTTTTGGATGACAGAAAGTCTCCTAATTGGATATGCAATTGGTGTTTTTTTCATATTTGATATGACGATGTTTGCAGTTAAAACTGATAATCCATATGCGACAGCAAAATTATCTGGCATGGCACAGGCAGGAGGATACTTAATGTCGGCCTTTGGACCATCATTATATGGAGTTGCATTTGCAGCTAACCCAACTGGAAATTTACAGAATAGTGTTTATCTGGCATTAGTTTTGATAGCACTGGTTTCTAGTTTAATTATTGTGCGAATTAAACAGATATAG
- a CDS encoding gamma-glutamyl-gamma-aminobutyrate hydrolase family protein produces MKPRIALPADTFTEATNIINERNAEFSPDPAIQAITKAGGIPIILPSIDPEDAINYIDLFDGVLMLGGFDIDPTFFNEEPHADLGETYRKRDLFEIALLKSAIKAGKAVMGICRGMQVINVALGGTLYQDLSEDPQAKLKHSQQAAGNLPTHHVNIQTGSMLSSLIGERSCVNSRHHQTIHQVAPTLQAVAKADDGVIEAVESKMNRQILGVQWHPENMYKHNKESQALFTNFIKRSSEAGSQTNVRTA; encoded by the coding sequence ATGAAACCAAGAATTGCGTTGCCGGCCGATACATTTACCGAAGCAACAAACATTATTAATGAAAGAAACGCCGAATTCTCACCAGATCCAGCCATTCAGGCAATCACTAAAGCTGGTGGAATTCCCATTATTTTACCGTCAATTGATCCAGAAGATGCCATTAATTACATTGACTTATTCGATGGCGTCTTAATGTTAGGCGGATTCGATATTGATCCAACGTTCTTTAATGAAGAACCACATGCTGATCTTGGCGAAACATATCGTAAGCGCGACTTATTTGAAATTGCATTATTAAAGTCTGCCATCAAAGCTGGTAAGGCCGTCATGGGGATTTGCCGTGGCATGCAAGTGATCAATGTAGCGCTGGGTGGCACATTATACCAGGACCTGTCTGAAGATCCACAGGCTAAATTGAAACATAGTCAGCAAGCTGCCGGTAACCTGCCAACCCATCACGTAAACATTCAAACTGGTAGTATGTTATCGTCATTAATTGGCGAACGCAGTTGTGTTAACTCACGCCACCATCAAACTATCCATCAAGTAGCACCGACATTACAAGCCGTTGCCAAAGCCGATGATGGCGTCATTGAAGCCGTTGAATCAAAAATGAACAGACAAATTCTGGGTGTTCAATGGCATCCTGAAAATATGTATAAACATAATAAAGAATCACAAGCCTTATTCACTAACTTTATCAAACGTAGTAGTGAAGCAGGTTCACAGACCAATGTTCGAACGGCCTAA
- a CDS encoding GNAT family N-acetyltransferase has translation MSAAYVRQATNQDLPIIKAIMADAKSYLKQQGIDQWQDGYPSDQNLVDDINNEITYVLIIDGQIAGTAALWQGIDLNYLKIEDGSWLNGVEARYTAIHRIALSGNFRGQHLSEKLISGLLTVSRTLGYHDVRIDTHPDNVGMQHVIATNGFDYRGIIYMHDGSAKRFAYQLLLE, from the coding sequence ATGTCTGCAGCTTATGTTCGTCAGGCGACTAACCAAGATCTACCAATTATCAAAGCAATTATGGCCGATGCCAAGTCATATCTTAAACAACAAGGAATTGACCAATGGCAAGATGGCTATCCTTCTGATCAAAATCTCGTGGATGATATTAACAACGAAATCACCTATGTACTGATTATAGATGGCCAAATTGCTGGCACGGCGGCTTTATGGCAAGGAATTGATTTAAACTATCTAAAAATTGAAGATGGCTCGTGGTTAAACGGCGTTGAGGCTCGTTATACTGCAATCCATCGTATCGCTTTATCAGGAAATTTTCGCGGTCAACATTTATCTGAGAAGCTTATTTCAGGATTGTTAACAGTTTCTAGAACCCTTGGATATCATGATGTTCGTATTGACACCCACCCAGATAATGTTGGCATGCAACATGTAATCGCAACTAATGGATTTGACTATCGTGGAATCATCTACATGCACGATGGATCAGCCAAACGCTTTGCTTACCAATTACTATTAGAATAA
- a CDS encoding SDR family oxidoreductase, with product MKILVIGAHGNVGQKLIRILSDQDDQVLAGVRDPAQLTDLHDENIIPTKFDLEQLPEILAQKMIGIDAIVFAAGSGGKTGADKTMLVDLDGAVKSMQAAQIAGVQRFVIVSALYTDDREKWVGDMRPYYAAKYYADQWLMNQTELNYTIVRPGRLTDDAGTGLVQLDTEQDVAGSIAREDVAKVVAASLHNTKTTQRVFNLISGEKPIDDALNEL from the coding sequence ATGAAAATTTTAGTAATTGGAGCCCATGGTAATGTGGGCCAGAAGTTGATTCGGATTTTAAGCGATCAAGATGACCAAGTATTAGCTGGTGTCCGGGACCCAGCACAATTGACAGATTTACATGATGAAAATATTATTCCAACTAAATTCGATTTAGAACAACTACCAGAAATTTTGGCACAAAAAATGATTGGGATTGATGCAATTGTTTTTGCAGCCGGATCTGGTGGTAAAACGGGTGCTGATAAAACAATGTTGGTAGATTTAGACGGAGCCGTTAAAAGTATGCAGGCCGCTCAAATTGCAGGAGTGCAACGGTTTGTGATTGTGAGTGCGCTATATACTGATGACCGTGAAAAATGGGTTGGCGATATGCGACCATACTATGCTGCTAAATATTATGCTGATCAATGGTTGATGAACCAGACTGAATTGAATTATACAATCGTTCGTCCTGGTAGATTAACTGATGATGCTGGGACAGGATTGGTCCAATTAGATACTGAACAAGATGTTGCTGGCAGTATTGCCCGTGAAGATGTTGCCAAGGTAGTAGCAGCTTCATTGCACAATACAAAAACAACACAGCGAGTATTTAATCTAATTAGTGGAGAAAAACCAATTGATGATGCATTAAATGAATTATAA
- the gndA gene encoding NADP-dependent phosphogluconate dehydrogenase has translation MSDQKAQIGVVGLAVMGKNLALNIESRGFTVGVFNRSRSKTDDMMKDHSEKKLVPSFTVEDFVSSLEKPRRILMMVKAGAPTDAVIDELIPLLDKGDVLIDGGNTNFHDTIARNKRLDESGINFIGMGVSGGELGALQGPSLMPGGQKDAYDLVAPILEQIAAKAKDGKPCVAYIGANGAGHYVKMIHNGIEYGDEELIDESYNILRNVAGLSVDEMADIFKDWNKGELDSYLVEITADILTRKDDLGDDKNLPIVDAILDRGANKGTGKWSSEDALAIGVPQSVITEAVYARYISMMKNERVAASKQLAGPSAKVDFDKNTIVEKVRQALFFGKIMSYAQGFEQLRIASEEYDWDLQFGELAQIWREGCIIRAQFLQSITDAFDKDPKLTNLLLDGYFKDIAAKYQESIREVVALAVKAGVPVPSLSAAVTYYDSYRAEVLPANLLQAQRDYFGAHTYERNDRPGSFHYSWYEEQ, from the coding sequence ATGTCTGATCAAAAAGCACAAATTGGTGTTGTTGGCCTAGCTGTCATGGGTAAAAACTTAGCCCTAAACATCGAAAGTCGTGGATTTACGGTGGGCGTCTTTAACCGTTCACGTTCTAAGACTGATGATATGATGAAGGACCATTCTGAAAAGAAATTGGTACCTAGTTTTACCGTTGAAGATTTCGTTAGCTCACTAGAAAAGCCTCGTCGTATTTTGATGATGGTAAAGGCTGGAGCTCCAACTGACGCTGTGATTGACGAATTGATCCCATTGCTCGATAAGGGTGATGTTTTGATTGATGGTGGAAATACTAATTTCCATGACACAATTGCTCGTAACAAACGACTAGATGAATCTGGTATCAACTTTATTGGTATGGGTGTTTCTGGTGGTGAACTTGGTGCCCTTCAAGGACCTTCACTAATGCCAGGTGGCCAAAAAGATGCTTATGATTTGGTGGCTCCAATTTTGGAACAAATCGCTGCTAAAGCTAAAGACGGCAAACCTTGTGTTGCTTATATCGGCGCAAATGGTGCTGGTCATTACGTTAAGATGATTCATAATGGAATCGAATATGGCGATGAAGAATTAATCGACGAAAGTTACAACATTTTACGTAACGTCGCTGGTTTATCAGTTGACGAAATGGCTGATATCTTCAAGGACTGGAACAAAGGCGAATTAGATAGTTACCTTGTTGAAATTACAGCTGACATCTTAACTCGTAAAGATGACTTGGGCGATGACAAGAACTTGCCAATCGTTGATGCTATTTTGGACCGCGGTGCCAACAAAGGTACTGGTAAGTGGAGTTCAGAAGATGCATTAGCAATCGGTGTACCACAATCAGTTATTACTGAAGCCGTTTATGCTCGTTACATCTCAATGATGAAAAACGAACGTGTTGCTGCTAGCAAGCAACTTGCTGGTCCTTCAGCTAAAGTTGATTTTGACAAGAATACAATCGTTGAAAAGGTCCGCCAAGCATTATTCTTTGGTAAGATCATGAGTTACGCTCAAGGATTCGAACAACTTCGAATCGCTTCTGAAGAATATGATTGGGATCTCCAATTTGGCGAACTTGCTCAAATCTGGCGTGAAGGTTGTATCATTCGTGCTCAATTCCTACAAAGTATCACAGATGCCTTTGATAAAGATCCTAAGTTAACCAACTTGTTACTAGATGGTTACTTTAAAGACATTGCTGCTAAATACCAAGAATCAATTCGTGAAGTGGTTGCATTAGCTGTTAAAGCTGGTGTGCCAGTGCCAAGTTTAAGTGCCGCAGTTACTTACTACGACTCATATCGTGCTGAAGTGTTACCCGCTAACTTACTTCAAGCACAACGTGATTACTTCGGTGCCCACACTTACGAACGAAACGACCGTCCAGGTAGTTTCCATTATTCATGGTACGAAGAACAATAG
- a CDS encoding type IV toxin-antitoxin system AbiEi family antitoxin domain-containing protein, protein MNQQDEIIEYLKKNNGQITSKTVNSMGISPRILRNMFAHGQLERLAPGVYIDPSEFGDDIAALQYGLSKGIYFKDTALFLYGMIDRTPSTYEMNFPLPYAYSTKADAPIKIYRQKKELYEIGIAKIKTPGGHMVRVYNIERTLCDILRTRDRSDAETIKQAMNSYVHQKRKNIRQLMEYARTFKVEEEVRKYMEVLL, encoded by the coding sequence ATGAATCAACAAGATGAAATCATCGAATACTTGAAAAAAAATAACGGTCAAATTACGTCTAAAACAGTTAACTCAATGGGAATATCACCTAGAATTCTACGTAACATGTTTGCTCATGGCCAACTTGAGAGGTTGGCACCAGGTGTTTATATCGATCCGAGTGAGTTTGGTGATGATATTGCGGCGTTGCAATACGGATTATCAAAGGGTATCTATTTCAAAGATACAGCATTGTTTCTTTATGGAATGATTGATCGGACGCCAAGTACTTATGAAATGAATTTTCCGTTGCCATATGCATACAGTACTAAAGCAGACGCACCAATAAAAATTTATCGGCAAAAAAAAGAGCTCTATGAAATTGGCATAGCCAAGATTAAAACTCCTGGTGGACATATGGTTAGGGTCTACAATATTGAGCGTACCTTATGTGATATTCTAAGGACGAGGGACAGGTCTGACGCTGAAACGATTAAACAAGCGATGAACAGCTATGTCCACCAGAAAAGAAAAAACATCCGTCAGTTAATGGAGTACGCAAGGACATTCAAGGTTGAAGAAGAGGTTAGAAAGTATATGGAGGTCTTACTATGA
- a CDS encoding universal stress protein, whose translation MDQVYENILVPVDGSQEAKLALEKAVAVAKRNNAHIDLLNVLDTRSVTYNYAGMSDGSITYQLVNESKEYLNRLVDHLRSTDSFTNVDIHIRLGNPKTVIAYDFPNDHKLDLIMMGASGLSTMQRAVMGSVTSFVNRNAVVDVLVVRTTVQNEQIDNSKK comes from the coding sequence ATGGATCAAGTTTATGAAAACATTTTGGTGCCAGTTGACGGATCACAGGAAGCAAAACTGGCTTTAGAGAAAGCGGTTGCGGTCGCAAAACGAAACAACGCGCACATTGATTTATTAAATGTTTTGGATACAAGATCAGTAACTTATAATTATGCGGGGATGTCTGATGGCAGCATCACATATCAACTAGTTAATGAATCAAAAGAATATTTGAATCGGTTGGTTGATCATCTGCGTTCAACGGATAGTTTCACGAATGTTGATATTCATATCCGGTTGGGTAATCCTAAAACCGTCATTGCGTACGATTTTCCAAATGATCACAAGCTTGATTTGATCATGATGGGTGCTAGTGGTTTATCTACGATGCAACGGGCTGTGATGGGATCAGTTACATCATTTGTTAATCGGAATGCCGTTGTAGATGTTTTGGTAGTTCGGACAACCGTTCAAAACGAACAAATCGACAATAGCAAAAAATAA
- a CDS encoding MarR family winged helix-turn-helix transcriptional regulator: MDKENELFDAFIKSYLFSLKYLQDFISAPAAEYGISFDQFLILREVEEAKGEITLMDVAEAHRVSRSAISRQISGLLDNDYVFQQIDPHDRRRKILGLTEQGKKVEAKLLEISLKRAREWTKIFGVERLGQVLKFIEEFTQEVVTKEPGYFATRSEVKADLDK; the protein is encoded by the coding sequence ATGGATAAAGAAAATGAACTGTTTGATGCTTTTATCAAATCATACTTGTTTTCATTAAAATACTTGCAAGATTTTATTTCTGCACCAGCTGCAGAGTATGGGATCTCGTTTGATCAATTCTTGATTTTACGTGAGGTTGAAGAAGCAAAAGGGGAAATCACGTTAATGGATGTGGCAGAGGCGCACCGAGTTTCACGTTCAGCCATTTCCCGTCAAATTAGTGGATTGTTGGATAATGATTATGTTTTCCAACAAATTGATCCACATGATCGCCGTCGTAAAATTTTGGGGTTAACGGAACAGGGTAAAAAGGTTGAGGCTAAGTTACTTGAAATTAGCCTTAAACGTGCACGTGAATGGACCAAGATTTTTGGTGTAGAAAGATTGGGTCAGGTCTTGAAGTTTATTGAGGAGTTTACTCAAGAAGTTGTGACAAAAGAACCTGGTTATTTTGCTACACGTAGCGAAGTAAAAGCTGATTTGGATAAATAG
- a CDS encoding ISLre2-like element ISLho1 family transposase has product MFILADFIDSLNNLDSLFDLEEQVIRCLREMFQEIVSKYLIQLDETLVSQIPSDHTFINRQPRTINFMFGAVSFERRCYRKTDGTNYFPLDTHLKLVSRKRFSPYFKSVVSKIGQMTTMRNTADMINLASQTDISAWAVDKIVREMADIVAVEEETLDKKIVHRKKVDNLVIEGDAFEARERGKQRVSVHHYRVYESTNAGPVNKREFVETNHLKARKQVCDYLEVHYKLSEMVVFLASDAGPGYDPISMRELVPGAKKVEYVIDRYHFIRKFEQTIGLQNPLSRKATAAIRGHNLNQLEAILDTFESQITTGKDSEKLIKLRHYLSRNWKYIKRPKDRGYKYMGKLGSVESSHRAFTYRLKKQGKSWSKEGLQAMLVLILARVNRHLNQDLSSGLRRLRELKIEVSLEPIKSIRFTDLNRKTRSHHIGVKIGNITVDSSTSSPIGAMAKAYSR; this is encoded by the coding sequence ATGTTTATTTTAGCAGATTTTATTGATTCATTGAATAATTTAGATAGTTTATTTGATTTGGAGGAACAAGTTATTCGTTGTTTGCGGGAAATGTTTCAAGAAATTGTATCTAAATACTTAATTCAATTAGACGAAACGTTAGTTTCTCAGATTCCAAGTGACCATACCTTTATTAACCGACAACCACGAACAATTAATTTTATGTTTGGTGCTGTTTCATTTGAACGTAGATGTTATAGGAAGACAGATGGAACCAATTATTTTCCACTGGATACACATTTAAAACTTGTGTCGCGAAAAAGGTTTTCACCATATTTTAAAAGTGTGGTTAGTAAGATTGGTCAAATGACTACCATGAGAAACACAGCGGATATGATTAACCTTGCCAGTCAGACTGATATTAGTGCATGGGCAGTCGACAAAATCGTTAGAGAGATGGCCGACATCGTTGCTGTCGAGGAAGAAACACTTGATAAAAAAATTGTTCATCGTAAAAAAGTGGATAATTTAGTAATTGAAGGAGATGCTTTTGAAGCCCGAGAACGTGGTAAGCAACGGGTTTCTGTGCATCATTATAGGGTATACGAATCCACTAATGCTGGTCCAGTAAATAAGCGTGAATTTGTTGAAACCAATCATTTAAAAGCACGAAAACAAGTTTGTGATTATCTGGAAGTACATTATAAATTAAGCGAAATGGTAGTGTTTTTAGCAAGTGATGCCGGTCCTGGATATGATCCCATCAGTATGCGCGAATTAGTTCCTGGGGCAAAAAAAGTTGAGTATGTAATTGATCGGTATCACTTTATTCGAAAATTCGAGCAGACCATCGGTCTACAAAACCCGTTAAGTAGAAAGGCTACAGCCGCTATTAGAGGACATAATTTGAACCAATTGGAGGCTATTTTAGATACTTTTGAATCGCAAATTACAACTGGAAAAGATTCCGAAAAGTTGATCAAATTAAGACATTATCTAAGCCGTAATTGGAAATATATCAAACGTCCCAAAGATCGCGGCTATAAATATATGGGCAAATTAGGCTCAGTTGAGAGCTCACACAGAGCTTTCACTTACCGCTTAAAAAAGCAGGGTAAGAGTTGGTCTAAAGAAGGATTACAAGCTATGCTAGTTCTCATACTAGCAAGAGTTAACAGACATCTTAATCAAGATCTATCATCAGGATTAAGAAGGCTAAGAGAACTTAAAATTGAAGTATCTCTCGAGCCAATTAAATCAATTAGGTTCACAGATTTAAACCGAAAAACACGTTCACATCACATAGGCGTTAAAATTGGTAATATTACTGTTGATTCATCAACGAGTAGCCCCATAGGGGCAATGGCAAAAGCATACTCCCGTTAA
- a CDS encoding nucleotidyl transferase AbiEii/AbiGii toxin family protein yields the protein MKLEFVDKKQFLAKVKKLANERNITPQIMLQEIVLDDLIDRISYSNYKDNLVLKGGFLIASLIGTDTRSTRDIDTSIIGLPVTEYKMKNVIQEICAIRLPDDTVKLSIVKIGEIREDNEYSGYRIHILVQIYNTQVEVKIDISTGDVITERAIQYEHKMILEDRTVKIMAYTVETIIAEKLETIISRDDTNTRLKDFYDLYLLDHQNRTEIRLNMLNKAIHATATKRGTTEQLGTYISSLTDLKSSQNLQKLWIAYQKPNKYAHGIDFEDRCDAAIDLVRKSGMK from the coding sequence ATGAAACTTGAATTTGTTGATAAAAAGCAATTTTTGGCTAAAGTCAAAAAGTTGGCAAATGAAAGAAACATTACTCCACAGATTATGCTCCAGGAGATTGTTTTGGATGACCTCATTGATCGAATCTCGTATTCTAACTATAAAGATAATCTTGTACTAAAGGGCGGTTTCTTAATTGCATCACTTATTGGAACTGATACACGATCTACGCGTGATATAGATACGTCAATTATTGGGTTACCGGTTACGGAATATAAAATGAAGAATGTAATCCAAGAAATCTGTGCTATCAGACTACCAGACGATACCGTGAAACTATCAATTGTGAAAATCGGGGAAATTAGGGAAGATAATGAGTATTCAGGTTATCGGATACATATTCTGGTACAAATTTATAACACTCAAGTTGAGGTCAAAATTGATATATCAACCGGGGATGTAATCACCGAACGTGCAATCCAATATGAACACAAGATGATACTTGAGGATCGGACTGTTAAAATTATGGCTTACACGGTTGAGACTATTATTGCTGAAAAGTTGGAGACAATCATTAGTAGGGATGATACAAATACAAGATTGAAGGACTTTTACGATTTATACTTGCTCGATCATCAGAATCGAACTGAAATAAGGTTGAATATGTTGAATAAAGCAATACATGCAACTGCCACTAAGCGAGGAACTACTGAACAATTAGGAACTTATATTTCATCACTAACAGATCTTAAATCAAGTCAAAACCTCCAGAAATTATGGATTGCCTACCAAAAGCCAAATAAGTATGCGCATGGAATTGATTTTGAAGATAGGTGTGATGCTGCTATTGATTTAGTCCGTAAATCAGGTATGAAGTGA